Proteins from one Telopea speciosissima isolate NSW1024214 ecotype Mountain lineage chromosome 1, Tspe_v1, whole genome shotgun sequence genomic window:
- the LOC122648812 gene encoding ribonucleoside-diphosphate reductase large subunit, with amino-acid sequence MYVVKRDGRQESVHFDKITARLKKLSYGLSIEHCDPVLVAQKVCAGVYKGVTTSQLDELAAETAAAMTANHPDYASLAARIVASNLHKNTKKSFSETIKIMYHHFNERSGLKAPLVADDVYEIITKNAALLDSEIIYDRDFDYDYFGFKTLDRSYLLKVQGKVVERPQHMLMRVSVGIHKDDIDSVLKTYQLMSQRWFTHASPTLFNSGTPRPQLSSCFLVCMKEDSIEGIYSTLKECAVISKSAGGIGVSVHNIRATGSYIRGTNGTSNGIVPMLRVFNDTARYVDQGGGKRKGAFAVYLEPWHADVFEYLDLRKNHGKEEHRARDLFYALWIPDLFMERVQCNGQWSLFCPNEAPGLADCWGVEFEKLYTQYEREGKAKKVVSAHSLWFEILKSQIETGTPYMLFKDTCNRKSNQQNLGTIKSSNLCTEIIEYTSPTETAVCNLASIALPRYVREKGVPIESHPSKLVGSRGSKNRYFDFDKLAEVTAIVTSNLNKIIDINYYPVETAKRSNLRHRPIGIGVQGLADTFILLGMPFDSPEAQQLNKDIFETIYYHALKASSELAEKDGPYETYHGCPVSKGILQPDMWSVTPSDRWNWSALRGMISKNGVRNSLLVAPMPTASTSQILGNNECFEPYTSNIYSRRVLSGEFVVVNKHLLHDLTELGLWSPALKNKIIYENGSVQKIPEIPDDLKAIYKTVWEIKQKTLVDMAVDRGCYIDQSQSLNIHMDQPNFGKLTSLHFYAWSKGLKTGMYYLRSRAAADAIKFTVDTSVLNETAVKVNDVNTNMAQMVCSLENREECMACGS; translated from the exons ATGTATGTGGTGAAAAGAGACGGCCGTCAGGAGTCCGTGCATTTTGACAAGATCACCGCTCGCTTGAAAAAGCTGAGTTATGGGCTCAGTATCGAGCACTGCGACCCGGTGCTTGTGGCTCAGAAGGTCTGTGCTGGGGTCTACAAGGGCGTCACTACCAGCCAGCTTGATGAATTGGCAGCTGAGACTGCTGCTGCTATGACCGCCAATCACCCTGATTATGCATCG TTGGCTGCTCGGATTGTTGCTTCAAATCTGCATAAGAATACGAAGAAATCATTTTCTGAGAC GATCAAAATTATGTATCACCATTTCAACGAGAGGTCTGGACTGAAGGCCCCCCTTGTTGCTGATGATGTTTATGAAATAATCACGAAG AATGCTGCGCTCCTAGACAGTGAGATCATTTATGACAGAGACTTTGATTATGATTACTTCGGCTTCAAAACCCTCGATAGGTCCTACCTCTTGAAGGTTCAAGGAAAGGTGGTGGAAAGGCCACAGCACATGCTCATGAGAGTTTCTGTTGGGATCCATAAGGATGACATTGACTCTGTGCTCAAGACATATCAACTTATGTCCCAGCGTTGGTTTACCCATGCTTCTCCAACTCTCTTCAATTCGGGGACACCAAGGCCCCAA TTGAGTAGTTGCTTCCTTGTGTGCATGAAAGAGGACAGTATTGAGGGGATATATAGTACTTTGAAGGAGTGTGCTGTGATAAGCAAATCAGCTGGAGGAATAGGTGTTTCTGTTCATAATATTCGTGCCACTGGTAGTTATATTCGTGGTACAAATGGGACATCTAATGGCATTGTTCCTATGCTGCGAGTATTCAATGACACTGCACGCTATGTTGATCAAGGGGGAGGCAAGAGGAAAG GTGCTTTTGCTGTATATTTGGAGCCATGGCATGCTGATGTTTTTGAGTATCTTGATCTCAGAAAAAACCATGGAAAG GAAGAACACCGAGCACGGGATCTATTTTATGCTCTCTGGATTCCTGATCTATTTATGGAAAGGGTCCAATGTAATGGCCAATGGTCCCTGTTTTGCCCCAATGAGGCACCAGGTCTGGCTGATTGTTGGGGAGTTGAATTTGAGAAACTGTACACCCAGTATGAGAGAGAG GGCAAAGCAAAAAAAGTTGTGTCAGCACACAGCCTCTGGTTTGAGATTCTGAAATCCCAGATAGAAACTGGGACCCCTTACATGCTTTTCAAg GATACCTGCAACAGAAAAAGTAACCAGCAGAACCTGGGAACTATCAAGTCTTCAAACCTGTGCACAGAGATCATTGAGTACACAAGTCCAACTGAAACTGCAGTTTGTAATTTGGCGTCCATTGCTCTACCGCGATATGTGAGAGAAAAG GGGGTTCCAATTGAGTCACACCCATCTAAGTTGGTGGGAAGTAGAGGATCTAAGAACCGgtattttgattttgacaagCTTGCTGAG GTTACAGCAATAGTTACTTCAAATCTTAACAAAATTATTGATATTAATTACTATCCTGTTGAAACTGCAAAGAGATCAAATTTGCGGCATAGGCCGATTGGGATTGGAGTCCAGGGTCTTGCTGATACCTTTATCCTGCTTGGCATGCCTTTTGATTCACCAGAG GCTCAACAACTAAACAAGGACATTTTTGAAACCATATACTACCATGCTCTCAAAGCTTCTTCTGAACTTGCAGAGAAAGATGGCCCTTACGAAACATATCATGGGTGCCCAGTGAGCAAG GGAATTCTTCAACCAGATATGTGGAGTGTTACACCATCAGACCGGTGGAATTGGTCTGCTCTTAGAGGAATGATCTCCAAGAATGGTGTAAGAAATTCTCTTCTTGTAGCACCAATGCCCACTGCTTCAACCAGTCAGATTCTTGGAAACAATGAGTGTTTTGAGCCATACACCTCTAATATCTACAGCCGCAGAGTTCTGAG TGGGGAGTTTGTAGTAGTGAACAAACATCTTCTTCATGACTTAACCGAACTGGGTCTTTGGTCTCCTGCTCTCAAGAACAAAATAATTTATGAAAATGGTTCAGTCCAGAAAATCCCAGAAATTCCTGATGATCTCAAGGCTATTTACAA GACAGTGTGGGAGATTAAGCAAAAAACACTGGTTGATATGGCTGTTGATCGTGGATGTTACATAGATCAGAGTCAGAGCTTGAATATTCACATGGACCAACCTAATTTTGGGAAACTGACATCCCTGCACTTCTATGCTTGGTCTAAG GGTTTGAAAACTGGGATGTACTATCTACGTTCACGTGCAGCAGCTGATGCTATCAAGTTCACCGTCGATACATCTGTTCTTAAT GAAACGGCTGTCAAAGTTAACGATGTCAATACTAACATGGCTCAAATGGTCTGTTCTCTGGAGAACAGAGAAGAGTGTATGGCTTGTGGAAGCTAA